Genomic DNA from Schistosoma haematobium chromosome 1, whole genome shotgun sequence:
ccaaatgtatttgaatagaaaattacagaatatcttcgtatgatctgagaaccatacagtaaatactacATTTGCAAagtgtcaatcaatcatctcagactttgttgttccttcatttccacactaatcattctctgttctcgttctcttttcttcggtTTTTTTTAACCTTCTCCCCCCATACATTTCACTTCCCATtgttgatacatactacttatatctgtagacatcagtagcacacaccacattagtaCTTAAGCTTCGGTGCACTGCTTTTGGAAGTTGTTGCTTAATTAGAAACCACATGCGACACATTAGCCATCTGTAACTTCCCAGAGGGATTACTATTTTGCCTAGCCCTAGCAATTGCGAATAATAGTTCAAAAGTTTTAATAAACGGAGTTCATAAAAGATATGCTTCAAGGCTTTTAGTGGTTAATGTTCCTTTCTGTGGTGACAATAGCCTAACAAACTATAGCACACTAATGactcatttattttttatctttACATTCTGAACTCACTTGGTATTTATCTATTTTTGATATGTACCTCTTATAGCCTGATACTGTATAGATGAGcatgatatattttattatcgACATGTATTAAATAATTACATGGATGTGATAAGCTAGAGCCTTATGACCCTTTTTCCTAAGGATTTTCTGAAAATTAAGGTTTGAAATCACATATACATTTTATAAGGTATCATATAAAAAATTTAAACTtaataatgggaatttttcatcaATTTAAACTTTGTTGTGTTTCCATTACTGCTAGCATTATGTCTTCTAATTTCAGTTTCGCATAATTGGTCAACTATGGTTGAGGGGGTTCAAAGTCACATCGGTTCTTTAAACTGGGGTTATAAAGTTGCACTAAGAGATAATCAAGTCACGTATCTGAATGCTAAAGGGATGCTTATAAGCCCTCATGAGGTGCAGGTATGTTTTGTTTGGGTAAACATCCTAAAATATTTGCTTAAGATCAATTGTGTGCCTTATTTTCGATTTTTTTGGAATTTTCATCATTGTTTATTCCACTCAATTCCCAAATCTTGCGGTAATTTTGCagaaaatgttcatttatttcatgTCTAAAGTTTAAGCAGATGTGGAGTTTAATAAACAGTTGTGATTGCTTTTGTTTCTGAAAGATAATTCACTGTTCGTCACTACGCATACATAATCTGACAACAACTACCTATCGTCGGTTTATTGTGTAAATCACCACTTTTTTTAAGTGAAGAGCAAACACATAAGTTTCTGAACCTAGTTCTTGTTATTGAAGGCATACCTACAATGTTAATGTAAACTTGTGTTACACACTAAGTATGGATAAATATGTCTGACTACTATATGTTAAGTTCAGATATTATTTTCAGTTGATGTTTTTGTTATTTTCCTTCCCTAGTTTACATCTTTTGGATGGGACTAGTTTCTATATGATTTCGTCGTTGAGTTGCACCATAGTTTGAGTTTATTTTTAAACCATATTTAATGACCTCATTTTTTAAATGCGACCTTCCTGAAGCTGAGTTTTTTAATGCTTAAGATAATATTCGAACGCACAATACAATGTACCATTGACTTCGAGAGTCTTGGTGTTGTATTCCTTTAGGTGGAATTTCAACATCTAATGAATACCctctgttttttttcaaaatttgtattaaatctaattttataTCGGGTACTAATTGTCCGTTATCGTGGTATGAAAACCAAACAATTGTGATGTCAAATTTTCCTTAAAAATCTTCACTTCATACAGATTACAGATAAGAACCAAAAAGTATCtataataactggagacaaaatTATCTTAGCTACTGGTGAACGCCCAAAATACCCAGAAATACCTGGAGCGGTTGAATATGGGATTACAAGGTTTGTTGTATTTTCTTAAATCATTTTACTGGTTATGTTGATGTGTTTATCAATACATCCATGCGCAACAAGAAAATAATACGTGAATAAGTTGTTATGCATTTAGctttattgaatataatcatGTATCCATTTGGTCCTTTACATATCTAGTCCAAATGTTTGTTGAATTTGATCACATGTACATTGCTCATATAGTTTCCTGATGTATACTAAATGAACTACCCATTTATTTTACCTACTACTAATAAACTGGTTAACAGTTGTATGTTTGGTGATTTTGTGGTTTCAATTAACCAATAGCCTTGATTTTTGTCCAATGTAAACCATATTTTCAAGTATTATTTGGTTATCTTTGTTAATCTTTGACGGCAACACCCAGCTTTATGTTGCCGTAAACTTGATGCTAAGTGAATAGCTAGATGATTTTACTGTTCACTTTTCATATTTGTTGGGTAATAAGTAAGTTTTTTGAGATAATCTTGATCTCATTTGGTGTAAGATGAAGCGTAGTTGAGAATTTAGTCATCTTATTTAGAGACTAAGTGCCGAGGGGTTCTCTTAATTCTGACTATTTTTCAAACATCCCATATATCGTTGTTCTCACCCTAACATTATCTAGTCGTTTGAATACCCTACACAACAATGTGTTTAGGACTGATTCAGAAAGCTCACTTGGTTTTTTGCGAACATACGTTAGTTGTGACCTTGGGAAGATGTCTGTGTACCTATCAAAGGATGAATTCACTGCATGACAAGCCGCTCTGTAGTACTCTACGTCTGGGAAACACGGTTTGCGGGAATCGATAACGTCTGTAGGCTACAGGCTTTTGATTGTAGATACCTCCAAAGCATAGGCCGCGTATAGTGAGACTTAGTGAGCAATGCTGGAGTTGGATAAAGTTGAGAAATCATTtggtgaggttgtaaatcttcattgaTTGACGTAACTGGAATTTGTGCTGTGTATACCCAACAGCCAGCTACCTGGATGTGCAATGTTGGCTAGAGTATAAATGGGTTAGAAAACTAGAAGGTAAACCAAGACATAAGTTCACGAAGTCACTGGCTGTTGGTCCCGATCTTGCTATGCTGTTATAAATTGTACGATTTGTATAGATACGAATATCTGCCGGATGCTCACTTTTGTTCGCTTACCGATTTATACAGAGTGAGCGTTTCTGCTACTCTAGATTCAAGTTGATTTGATATTTATGCCAGCCATAAAAATTACCTATTTTATCTAAGCACCGCACAAAATTATGTTGCTTACTAAGTTGAGTTGGGAAACATACTATATGTATTTGTGAATCGCTTAACCTTTTCAGCGATGATTTATTTTCTTTGCCATACTTCCCGGGCAAAACACTAGTCGTTGGAGCAAGTTACGTTGCACTGGAATGTGCTGGTTTCCTTGCTAGTTTAGGCGGTGATGTTACCGTTATGGTTCGTTCCATTTTACTTCGTGGTTTTGATCAACAAATGGCTGAAAAGGTTGGTGACTACATGGAGAATCATGGAGTCAAGTTTGCAAAGTTATGTATACCAGATGAGGTTAGTAATGTATAGACTTTTACTGCTTAACTAtttcttattatatttatttgaacacaaatgttggtacaaaggggcaccgaatacatatacgtcacacaagtcacttgatttgtgtgtgggctgtgatactgcttgcGTCCCCAGGCtgaggcaggtggtttttttaGTGGTCACATACagggccttcgacctaaaggtctgatccataaggcagtgggacaacgtcaggagatgcagtcctatggtagccagtgaccagtAATTGGTTCtgatgccatttgttccctcaggatactgtagcccatgtgtattattggtttggaatcagggtttcccgaTTACTGTAGGTGGACTCACTGTGTCCACTGGCCcggctaaagcgccggacattcacttttcgttctctcaatttcgtaagcaacatccccaccacgagaaggcagtgagtaggaattccctggctCAACAATAtgttaatatttataataataattctccATAAAATTAGAAACTTTACCCTACTGAAAAGGGCTGATCACTGATCAAAGAAAGCAGACatgttatttgaataaattttatctCAATCCTAAAATTATTTCGAATCCTTACATTCTTGTGACTCAACCAGAGAAGCCACAACctttaaattaaaaaataatgttaTATTGGCAATCTCCTAAAATTTTGAATACAGTAGTCTTGGGCTATTCCCAGTAATCCTAACGTTAAGCTCGTCTAAGGATCACTAGTGTAGTACTACTacaattaattgaaataaatctCGTTGCCAGAATTGTTGATCCTATTTACTCTCTGAGTTACCACCTGTTTCTGACAAAATAAAGTTGTGTTCATCATATCATTTTGGCTAAGCAAAATAacttattagttttttttattgacaATATACTTTCCTTGCttagatatatttatatatcgACTGCTTAAAACTATTTAGAAGATAGAAAGTTTATGTTTAGTCAGTGTAGCTCtacttattttgtataaattaaaagaaaatttagGCTATTATCAACcatttttcctaatttctttcaTTTAGAATACTTTTCCATTTTGATTTAAATTATCTTCATTTAGTTTTTGAGAAGCAATCCTGGTTATCAATAGTATTTAAAAAGTATGAAATTTAATGTACCATTAAAATTCTAATGAGTTtctataatttaaatatttatctagTAAAAATGTATTGGTAATAATTTCAAAGCAGTACTCTTATTTATAAAGTATAATTGGCCTTTTTTCTCTATCATTAGATCAAACAATTGAAAGCAGTAGATACTGAAAATAATAAGCCTGGACTTTTGCTTGTTAAGGGTCATTATACCGACGGTAAAAAGTTTGAAGAAGAATTTGAAACGGTATGTTTTTACATCAAATCCATATTCTTTCTCGAACGTTTTGCATTAATATTACGATAATTCTATCATTTTATTAAAGGGAAGATCATTCTTAGTAATTGACAAGATGTTTGACATACTCATGTATGTTCTTGTGTGTTACATTTTCTTTACGCTTCCTAAGGTTATTAATTACTTCAGTTGATTAGTTATAAGCACAAATTGATTGACAAAATGATTAGAATACTAATCAATTGATAAGGATGTAGCTAGTTGATAACTGCTAATGGGGATAAATTTATTCACTTGTTACATTCATTGATATTTCCATAAACTTAACATTTGATCACATAATTACAGCTGTTTTCACTTTTTATATTGAAGAATGTTAAGTGGAGCAGATATGATTCATTGGAATCACTGGACGCATTTACAAATCCATTCTCTGTCTATTATGATATCTTatttgaactattaaaattagctcttattcattcaattttaaGATTCCATTGAATCAAATTACTGACAGTTCTGtagttttattttactttttcttAACATCCATCACTCAGTCAAATAGTTAGTGCTCGATTAGTTGTTAACAATCCCCATCATCTTCAGTTTTGAGTTATCTACTTTCTTAATTGTATGTTATATACTATGCTGATTCATTTACCAGGTACTTGGGTATACGCCACATTGTAGGTTTAAGGAGTTATGATGCTGCCTCGTCTCCTAAACTAAATTAGGTGGAGCGGAGTTCGAGACCGGAATTTAGGGGTCGGAAGTCAAATACCTCAACTACTAAACCTTTTTCCACTTACAATACTATATTATACCAACATTTTATGTTCGACTCATCACCTATACAACAAACTAATCATTTTAATGTAAATACATCAAAGTTTCAGGTGATTTTGATCATAAATCAAATATAACGGTTGTAATAAGGTCAAATCTATTGTTGTTTCTATTCCTCAATATTCGCAACCTTGGAATCCGTAGACATATTCCTAATTAAATTCTTTTAGTGACTACATAGATTAATGGCGTCATTTGATCACATTGCAGTACAACCAACGGTTAGTTTTTTCAGACTTCTCATTTCATTCTGCATTATTTGGTGTTCCGTAGTCATATAGGTCAGTACTATGCTGTTCTGTTCACTGATAAATTGACTTCTTGATAACGTTATAACTAGCAGAAGCAAGCATATATTTCGTTTCCTTAATAGAATTTCCTTAACAGCCCTTATTATCTTTTTTGTTGAATGTAATTTTCTCTTTTTATACTGTTACAAATTGTAACAACTTAAACTGCTATACTTTTCTACCGGGTTTTGCCCTAATGTCTGTATTTGATGATCAGTTTGCTATCTGTTGTTTTGCCTGATTTCCTCAGCCTGTTTGAATGTATACCCATACTAAACCTTAATAAGTTCAAAACCGAGAATCAAACATCTTAAGCTGTTTCCTCAATAGTTCCTCGCTTAGAAAGACTGCGGTCAGCATACTAGAAATCAAATTCCTGTCGAGTATATTGGGTTCTCGAGTTTCTAAGTGTTGTAATTTAAATCTTTTTACTTGTTCGCAAATTAGTTAGGAAGATTGATACATGAGAATTAGCATAAACACCAGTTGGTCCAAGTTATTAAATGAATGATAAGAATAGTAATTTTGTGTAGCCAACCAGTTAATGATGTTTTTTAACAAAATGCTCACAcgaattgattattattattttaggcacatcaaataattttaatatatcaCTCATTTAATGTACTTTGTAACTAATCATTTTGTTAAATCTCGGTGTAACACTATTTCAGTGAATTGTGGAAAATCTATCATAAGCAGATTACTGTTGATATCGTCATATTTAGTAACATAGATAAAACCACGCAAcatgatgataataatctaaTCAGTCATCTTTATTTTGTAGGTCATTTTTGCTGTTGGTCGTGAACCACAATTATCGAAGGTTCTTTGTACAACCGTGGGTGTTAAACTAGACAAGTAGGTTATAATCAATGTTTTGAGTTTTTAAAAATACGGTTTTTCGACATATTAACATAAACTGATATCAACTACTGAAGTAATAAAAACTGGTGAGCACTACATTGTTGTTTCATTCTGAATTGGGAATGCTTGCAGGTGCACACTCATAACCCCTCATCCATGACCAATTCCAAAATATTAGGTGTCATTGTAAGTGTGATTCTGTTTTACCATAAAGTCAAAATTTAACATTTCAAACTATAACTTCATTCGATTCACAATATACAAGTATCATAATTTAATATCATGATGTAAATACTCCTCATCCCCGACTTGATTTACTACAGGCCATGGACGTCTCAATAAAGATTTGGGGTATCCATCTCAGAACAAGTCATACATGATGATCTGATCATTATTCAGTTTGGTCTTTGATTTAACACTGAATTATCTTGTTGATAAGCGGGAAAGCTTACCATTTGACTGATACTGTTAATAAATAACTACTATATGTACAATCGATTTCCCTCATCCAGTTTTCCTTACTGAATTCTCCTTGACTAAACAATATATACGACCGTTCACTAGAAAGTGATTATAGAAATGGGTAGATGATGGTGTAACGTTAAAGCTAGAGTAGCTCATGTTTTTAACACATATTGAGCAAATATATACTACTCTAATTGGTTAATAACTAGATTTTAAACAATATACCTTTTTTTGCTTTACAACAGGTTAGTTAATTAACTAATACGGTGATAATACAAAAAACGCCATAACAGATCTGTTCATGGATTATCatgtaaatctaatttctaaatACTTGGTTACTTAAGTTTTTATTACTACGAAACAATAACCGATTCACAAGTTTGATCCTTACCTAGTAGTATTTGTAAATGACTCAtgtgattatataaataaaataaatcaatcttTTTTTGTATGCGAAACTGAGTAACATTTGTAGTAAATTAACTCTAATTCACGGTAGAAAGGGATTTGAAGGGTGAAGAAGTCACAAAAAGTTTACTATTAAAACTAAATGCATCGAAGAGAACCTATGCAAATTTCAcatttctcttttctttctcCAGTTGAATATCTTACGTAAAATATCTTAAAATTGGTCATTTTTGTAGATGCTTGTTTCCTAACTTTTGAATGTATCATcactttttatttgtttgacttatatcgttatttattttcattgctATCTCTCTCTCTGTTGTTTGTAAGTATAGCAAACTGAGACAATCGATGTTCCTATGAGATTCTATGTTATTATGCCAATTTGAACATGATGGCAGTTAGGCCTTCTCATTGGTGTTTATTTGAGAGTTGGTTGTAATAATTCAATTGTTTGTCTAGTTTCGTTTGTTACTGGGGTACGTGTTCAGTATATAGTTAATTCTGTACTAGTTTCAAGAACGGTTTATTGTAATACCTtcattttgtttgatttttCATAATTGAAATGTATAATCATTCAGGGATGGTCGAGTTGTATGCACAGATGATGAACAAACTACAGTCAGTAATGTTTATGCCATCGGAGATATCAATGCTGGAAAACCACAATTAACTCCCGTGGCTATTCAAGCTGGGCGCTACTTGGCTAAACGTTTGTTTGCTGGTGCAACTGAACTAGTAAGTTTAAACTAACAGAACTCACAATTCTTCAAACTTCGTTTTATCCATTCATTTTAATTCAAGTTTCTATTTATTGCTCACCGTACATTCGTTTTCTGTTAAAGCAATATATAACTCAGCTAAGTTTGACCATCCGGAAGGCATAAAACTTCCGTACTTCGCAGTAAATAAATGATCTTAAGTGAATAACTGATTGAATATCACTAACTCTATCTACGTTCATATTCTTGACTTTCAACCACATGTTGCTatatagataataaataaatatcccaTCTTCATGatcaaacaaaagaaaatataagACCTTTGATTAGCAGActgttttgtttcatttatcAGCACCAGACTATATAGTTTTTTACatctatatatttttcataattGTTTCTGTTTGTATATATTCTCATTTAGACTGACTATTCCAATGTTGCTACAACTGTTTTCACTCCACTTGAATATGGGGCTTGTGGATTGAGTGAAGAAGATGCAATTGAAAAATATGGTGATAAGGATATTGAGGTATGTCTGGAAATATTTTATTGCCTCTTTTTCTTAATGGAAAATCCATTACTGGCCACAATATATAAATTTTATCGAAACCTAGAAAATGATTGTTCTCAAAATGCTGACATTGAAATAAACCTTTTATAATGTTAGTCTCATTGAATTCGGTCAAATACAGTAACAGCTCACAGCACTGAAATACATTAACAAATCACATTCGTTCAATAAATATCTTCCCCGTTAGCCAccatcattttgttttaataattgatTATAGGTATCATGTTAAAAGATCTTAACACACTGTGACATTGGAACAAACGAAAATCATATGAATAAATCTTCTGACAAAAAGATCACTACGGTGAATATTTACGCACTAAAAGAAACCAATTTATGTATAAATCAAATAATCGCCATACTAGATGATTAAATCATTAAATCAACCTAGTTTACCGGTGGCATGATTGGTGTCATTCATGATCCCTATTTTCATTGGCCAATACAAATGTAACGTGTATGAAATTAATGACTGCACAGCTCAAGTTCAGCTAGCAatgttaaattaatatttttatcaagctgtaataataaatcatttattcaatacaaaGCTGTCATTGTTGAgggagtcagtcagtcagtcagtaacaacgtagaacttcgtacgtacgtacatcagttcgagttgccacaccacattagcacagagatgcacttgtcgattcaaatcccgtagtggtagaggtagcaagagtataagcagtaatcgggaagattagggtttggagatgttatttaaagagtataatccagtgaaagaaatttggaaagaggaaaaaaaaagggacatgaagaattcagaagattagaatttgggagaacacagagagtggatgcacctgcgccattgcaaacgattttgagccatgtcattcagggtctctaaccaacggttgctgtcatctcgcggtccccaaggCTAGATATCCCCCTTGTTGAGGGATATCTAGCCTTACTACAACGAATTCGTCTATCGAGTGTTCACCATATAATGCCACAATCCTGATGAGAAAGTTAATTTGTACAGTGTTTCAACAACATTTTTATTTGTACTTGCTTTTCGGTAGTCATGCAGTCGAACAGTGTTTGTTCACATCACTGTAATCACTGATTGGTTGTCTCTGGGTTTAGTGCATGAAACCTTACAATATCTATTTCTTATTAGTGTAAACTTCCAGCTTTTTGCATTTCCACCTAACAGTAGCAATAATCAGTTGCAAATATTTCTCTGGATACATTATTATATTCGTAACTAAAACTTAAGTCTCAGCATACGAAAATATTTCTTACTCTAGTTATATTTATAGTATCTAAATgcgaatatttaaataattatttgtcaAAACAGTTTTTTTTAGAATGTTCTACATTTGACAGTAAGTTTCATTATTAGATGTAACTAATGTTATTCTGTTTCACTGTGATCGTTTCTACCTTTTTAGGTGTATCATTCAAATTTTAAACCTTTGGAATGGACTGTCGCTCATCGTGAAGATAACGTTTGTTACATGAAACTTGTTTGTCGTAAATCTGATGTAAGTTCATATACAAGGTTAATTTTGACCACACCAAATTCCTTTGAGCTTATTATACTTCATACAAAAGCTATCGAACTGTTAGTTCTTTGTTTTAACTGGTATGATAATGCATTTTGGCACTTATTATTTGTGAGGGTGTGTCAAATAAATTTAGTGAAAGCATCATTTCGTAATTTTAAGAACAGTAAACTAGCTTATCACTGATTTTTACAAACCACACTTGTACTTCATTACTTACTCCTGTTGTCCCTCGTCGTAGAAtggcataggccgctcaccaacattctccatccaactctgtcctgaacagTCCTTTCtaattgctattcatccttttcatgtctgcttccgattcccgaagCAGAGTGTTCTCTGACCTTCCTCTTCTTCgtctcccttcaggattctaagttagcgcttgcttcatgatgcagtttcatgatttGCACAATGtacgtcctatccacttcccatgtgttttcctaatttcctcctcaactgGAAGTTGCTTTGTCCTCTCTCACATTatactgttgttgatggtaatcggccaacgaacattgagtatcttgtgtagacaattgtttataaatacttgtagatgtttggtgatggttgtagtagttctccgaATTCCGCTCCGTACAATaaaactgactgtcttgacgttcgcattgaagattgtgactttgatattggttgacagttgttttgagttccacatatacttgaattgtaggaatg
This window encodes:
- the TXNRD2_1 gene encoding Thioredoxin reductase 2, mitochondrial, variant 2 (EggNog:ENOG410V5W9~COG:O) produces the protein MPPVDGTSQWLRKTIDSAAVILFSKTTCPYCKNVKDVLAEAKIKHATIELDQLSNGSAIQKSLASFSKIETVPQMFVRGKFIGDSQMVLKYHRNNELTSIVNESKYDYDLIVIGGGSGGLAAGKEAAKYGAKTAVLDFVEPTPIGTTWGLGGTCVNVGCIPKKLMHQAGLLSHALEDAEHFGWSLDRSKISHNWSTMVEGVQSHIGSLNWGYKVALRDNQVTYLNAKGMLISPHEVQITDKNQKVSIITGDKIILATGERPKYPEIPGAVEYGITSDDLFSLPYFPGKTLVVGASYVALECAGFLASLGGDVTVMVRSILLRGFDQQMAEKVGDYMENHGVKFAKLCIPDEIKQLKAVDTENNKPGLLLVKGHYTDGKKFEEEFETVIFAVGREPQLSKVLCTTVGVKLDKDGRVVCTDDEQTTVSNVYAIGDINAGKPQLTPVAIQAGRYLAKRLFAGATELTDYSNVATTVFTPLEYGACGLSEEDAIEKYGDKDIEVYHSNFKPLEWTVAHREDNVCYMKLVCRKSDHMRVLGLHVLGPNAGEITQGYAVAIKMGATKADFDRTIGIHPTCSETFTTLHVTKKSGVSPTVSGC
- the TXNRD2_1 gene encoding Thioredoxin reductase 2, mitochondrial (EggNog:ENOG410V5W9~COG:O), translated to MSWFRSLCINASRFHKVCLPLLCTWNRRNESPYTMPPVDGTSQWLRKTIDSAAVILFSKTTCPYCKNVKDVLAEAKIKHATIELDQLSNGSAIQKSLASFSKIETVPQMFVRGKFIGDSQMVLKYHRNNELTSIVNESKYDYDLIVIGGGSGGLAAGKEAAKYGAKTAVLDFVEPTPIGTTWGLGGTCVNVGCIPKKLMHQAGLLSHALEDAEHFGWSLDRSKISHNWSTMVEGVQSHIGSLNWGYKVALRDNQVTYLNAKGMLISPHEVQITDKNQKVSIITGDKIILATGERPKYPEIPGAVEYGITSDDLFSLPYFPGKTLVVGASYVALECAGFLASLGGDVTVMVRSILLRGFDQQMAEKVGDYMENHGVKFAKLCIPDEIKQLKAVDTENNKPGLLLVKGHYTDGKKFEEEFETVIFAVGREPQLSKVLCTTVGVKLDKDGRVVCTDDEQTTVSNVYAIGDINAGKPQLTPVAIQAGRYLAKRLFAGATELTDYSNVATTVFTPLEYGACGLSEEDAIEKYGDKDIEVYHSNFKPLEWTVAHREDNVCYMKLVCRKSDHMRVLGLHVLGPNAGEITQGYAVAIKMGATKADFDRTIGIHPTCSETFTTLHVTKKSGVSPTVSGC